In Sus scrofa isolate TJ Tabasco breed Duroc chromosome 12, Sscrofa11.1, whole genome shotgun sequence, the DNA window tgagcctgtctACACACCTAGAAAGGTAGGCCTACCTTTGAGGATTTAAATGAGATGCTACAGCGACTGCATCTGCAGACGCCCTGCCTTCTCCCTGTATGCTGGAGCCATCCTCTCTCCTATCCTGATGGCTCTCTGGATTCTCTTTGATTTCCAGGACTCTAATCCCTTCGCCTCCCTTGTCTTCTACTGGGAGCCCCTCAACCGTCAGGTGAGTGAGTATTTGCGGCacagctgggggcaggaggggcctgAGTTTAGGGACAAGCCTGgtgaaggtccccaggctgggcaaACATCCTGCCTTTCAGCTAGCTCTCACATAGCAGGGCTTGCTAGAGTCAGGTGTAGTGGGATAgagatatggagaacagagagggccagggcctgtgctggggagagagggcaggCGGCCTTGAACACGGTTGAACCGGGGCCATCCCCGAGCAGGTGCGTTTGGAGGGCCCTGTGAAGAAGCTgccagaggaggaggctgagagcTATTTCCACTCCCGCCCCAGGAGCAGCCAGATTGGGGCTGTGGTCAGTCACCAGAGTTCTGTGATCCCTGATCGGGAGGTGAGTGGGGCTCCTCCTTAGTCCTCTGGGTGGGGAAGGCCTTGGCTCAGCCCTAGAGTCTGTCCCCAGGGGGTCCAGGGCCTTATCTCCCCAGCAGAGTGAGATGAATGGTCTCCTGGGGGGACGTGGATATGGGGAGAGCAGGGAACAGGCCTCCTGTGTTGTCTGACCCGAAACATCCCAGTGGCCCCGGAGGACAGAGGCCAGGCAGCTTTGCTcacctgtgtccccagcactTAGCCCAGAGCACATGCTCAGTAAGTGGTCATTAAATGAATCGTTGACTGGGTCTGGCTCTCCCTGCATTCCTTCCCCTGGGCAgtatctgagaaagaaaaatgaagaactgGAGCAGCTCTACCAGGAGCAAGAGGTGCCGAGGCCAAAATACTGGTGAGTGATACCCAGCGGTCCTCTAGCAAGGGACACTGGGACTCTGACGCTTTACGTGAAGCACCCCCGTCTGTGACATTCCAGCTCTGCTCCTCCCTGGCAACCCTGGTCAGATGCCTGCCAGCAGCTGCCTTCGAGGGGGCCCTGGGATGGTTcggagggaggtgggggttgaCCTGAGCACTCAGCCCTCTGCTTCTCCTTGTAGGGGTGGCTACATCCTGTACCCACAGGTGATAGAGTTCTGGCAAGGCCAGACCAACCGCCTGCACGACCGGATCATCTTTCGACGGGGCCCACCGACAGGAGACTCCCCTTTGGGGCCCATGACCCACCGAGGGGAGGAAGACTGGCTCTATGAGAGACTTGCCCCCTGACTCCCAGGCTGCGGGTGCTGACTGGAGCTGGGGCCTGTGCTAAGAGAGGGTGCGGGATCCGGAGCCAGGCCCCTCTAAACTCAAcctctttcctctcccacctctTACCTTCGGAGCTCTTCAGAATTCATCCTCCGAGTTCTCTGTAGTCAGCTGGTCTAGTGCAGTAGAACAGTGGCATAGATGAtcacaaatggaaaataatcccTTA includes these proteins:
- the PNPO gene encoding pyridoxine-5'-phosphate oxidase isoform X1 yields the protein MTCGLRGVIVTFGRPAQWPRYARHLCSRGAVMDLGPMRKSYCGEREAFEETQLTSLDPVKQFAAWFEEAVQCPAIGEANAMCLATCTRDGRPSARMVLLKGFGKDGFRFFTNFQSRKGKELDSNPFASLVFYWEPLNRQVRLEGPVKKLPEEEAESYFHSRPRSSQIGAVVSHQSSVIPDREYLRKKNEELEQLYQEQEVPRPKYWGGYILYPQVIEFWQGQTNRLHDRIIFRRGPPTGDSPLGPMTHRGEEDWLYERLAP
- the PNPO gene encoding pyridoxine-5'-phosphate oxidase isoform X3 — encoded protein: MAFEETQLTSLDPVKQFAAWFEEAVQCPAIGEANAMCLATCTRDGRPSARMVLLKGFGKDGFRFFTNFQSRKGKELDSNPFASLVFYWEPLNRQVRLEGPVKKLPEEEAESYFHSRPRSSQIGAVVSHQSSVIPDREYLRKKNEELEQLYQEQEVPRPKYWGGYILYPQVIEFWQGQTNRLHDRIIFRRGPPTGDSPLGPMTHRGEEDWLYERLAP